A region from the Beduinella massiliensis genome encodes:
- a CDS encoding endonuclease MutS2 has product MNPTERALEFDTIRRMLQELALCERAKERLGALAPTLDEAECRRRLAQTSDARAVLDACGAPPLVPMQDVEKTLSLCAAGAMLLPGQLTQLARFSVACERMRAYLAHAAGGATFVAGYGGSMGGLRDLAEEIERCIRGEEIESSASPQLRDLRRRLEGVRAQIQSKLASIVQTRRAQLTDGTIVMRGGRFALPVRRECKGQFAGSVLDVSGSGSTVFMEPAAVGKLQEQANELMMEEEAEKRRILYTLTALVEEEAATFRLNMQAMEELDFVFAKAKLSQAMDAREPEITLERRIRLRGARHPLLEKAACVPLDFEMADGTRGVIVTGPNTGGKTVMLKTVGLLSMMAQSGLHVPAGEGSALCMHSAYLCDVGDGQSIAENLSTFSAHMTNIIDILRRSGRESLVLLDELGSGTDPAEGMGIAVAVLEELRLCGCMLVATTHYPEVKAYAQRAEGFVNARMAFDRESLRPTYVLEIGQAGESCALYIARRLGLPEHVLRRAGQAAYGGGRGTAKGRPEAEPKPGGAPRLGAEEGPGDTPRPGAELRSGAELRLKRENAPRAQSAHALSFGVGDSVRVYPGGETGIVYQAANARGEIGVQVKGRKALYPHKRVKRIASASEMYPEDYDFSIVFDTVENRKARRILEKRYDPSAQVRYDGEE; this is encoded by the coding sequence ATGAACCCTACCGAAAGGGCTTTGGAATTTGACACCATTCGTCGGATGCTGCAGGAGCTCGCGCTGTGCGAGCGGGCGAAGGAGCGGCTCGGGGCGCTCGCCCCCACCCTGGACGAGGCCGAGTGCCGCAGGCGGCTCGCGCAGACGAGCGACGCCCGCGCGGTGCTGGACGCCTGCGGCGCGCCGCCGCTGGTGCCGATGCAGGACGTCGAAAAGACGCTTTCGCTGTGCGCGGCGGGCGCGATGCTGCTGCCGGGGCAGCTCACGCAGCTCGCGCGGTTCAGCGTGGCCTGCGAGCGCATGCGCGCCTACCTCGCGCACGCGGCGGGCGGGGCCACCTTCGTCGCGGGGTACGGCGGGAGCATGGGCGGCCTGCGGGACCTGGCGGAGGAGATCGAGCGCTGCATCCGCGGGGAGGAGATCGAATCCTCGGCCTCGCCGCAGCTTCGCGACCTGCGCCGCAGGCTGGAGGGCGTGCGCGCGCAGATCCAGTCGAAGCTCGCCTCCATCGTGCAGACGCGGCGCGCGCAGCTCACCGACGGCACGATCGTCATGCGAGGCGGCCGCTTCGCGCTGCCCGTGCGCCGCGAATGCAAGGGCCAGTTCGCGGGCAGCGTGCTGGACGTGTCGGGCTCCGGCTCCACGGTCTTCATGGAGCCCGCGGCCGTGGGCAAGCTGCAGGAGCAGGCGAATGAGCTGATGATGGAGGAGGAGGCCGAGAAGCGCCGCATCCTCTACACGCTGACCGCGCTCGTCGAGGAGGAGGCGGCGACGTTTCGCCTCAACATGCAGGCCATGGAGGAGCTGGACTTCGTGTTCGCCAAGGCCAAGCTCAGCCAGGCGATGGACGCGCGCGAGCCGGAAATCACGCTGGAGCGCCGCATCCGCCTGCGCGGCGCACGCCACCCGCTGCTGGAGAAGGCCGCCTGCGTGCCGCTGGACTTTGAAATGGCGGACGGCACGCGCGGCGTGATCGTCACCGGCCCCAACACCGGCGGCAAGACCGTGATGCTCAAGACCGTGGGCCTGCTGTCGATGATGGCGCAGAGCGGCCTGCACGTGCCCGCCGGAGAGGGCAGCGCGCTTTGCATGCACAGCGCGTACCTGTGCGACGTCGGGGACGGGCAGAGCATCGCGGAAAACCTGTCCACCTTTTCCGCGCACATGACGAACATCATCGACATCTTGAGGCGCAGCGGCCGGGAGAGCCTCGTGCTGCTGGACGAGCTGGGTTCGGGCACCGACCCGGCGGAGGGCATGGGCATCGCCGTGGCGGTCCTGGAGGAGCTGCGCCTTTGCGGGTGCATGCTGGTCGCCACCACCCACTACCCGGAGGTCAAGGCCTACGCGCAGCGGGCGGAGGGCTTCGTGAACGCGCGCATGGCGTTCGACCGGGAAAGCCTGCGGCCCACCTACGTGCTGGAAATCGGGCAGGCGGGCGAGAGCTGCGCGCTGTACATCGCGCGAAGGCTGGGGCTGCCGGAGCACGTGCTCCGCCGCGCCGGGCAGGCTGCCTACGGCGGGGGACGCGGCACGGCAAAAGGACGGCCGGAGGCTGAGCCTAAGCCGGGCGGCGCGCCCCGGCTGGGAGCTGAAGAGGGGCCAGGCGACACGCCCCGGCCGGGGGCCGAGCTTCGGTCGGGGGCAGAACTTCGGCTGAAGCGGGAGAACGCGCCGCGCGCGCAGAGCGCCCACGCGCTGTCGTTCGGCGTGGGGGACAGCGTGCGCGTCTACCCCGGCGGGGAGACGGGCATCGTCTATCAGGCGGCGAACGCGCGCGGGGAAATCGGCGTGCAGGTCAAGGGCAGAAAGGCGCTGTACCCCCACAAGCGCGTGAAGCGCATCGCGAGCGCGAGCGAGATGTACCCGGAGGACTACGACTTCTCCATCGTGTTCGACACGGTGGAAAATAGAAAGGCGCGCCGCATTTTGGAAAAGCGATACGACCCCAGCGCCCAGGTGCGCTACGACGGGGAGGAGTGA
- a CDS encoding excinuclease ABC subunit UvrA yields the protein MSQSTERRGAPDHIEVRGARVHNLKNIDLDIPLGRLVGIAGVSGSGKSSLALGVLYAEGSRRYLEALSAYTRRRMTQAAEAKIDSIEYVPAALALHQRPAVPGVRSTFGTATELQSPLRLMFSRLGSHRCPNGHMLPPSARVAAGKPLVCPACGAAFEGPSAESFSFNSTGACRTCGGTGVVRTVDEATLVPDESLTIDGGAVAPWNSLMWSLMTDVCRAMGVRTDVPFCELTAAEREIVFHGPAEKKHILYKAKSSNQAAELDFTYYNAVYTVENALAKARDDKGMKRVERFLRQDVCPDCGGTRLSEQARSTRLCGKRLDEAAAMTLDALIPWVREVPAGMPEELRDMAKSICGQFLNTARRLTDLGLGYIALDRAGNTLSTGERQRAQLARAVRNRTTGVLYVLDEPSIGLHPSNVDGLLGVVDDLIAHGNSVVLIDHDVRVMKAAQWLIEMGPGAGAHGGRVLFQGTVADASGAPESLLAGFLTGSEQTVVRERADPEALFAHGHIRLATAPLHTVRALKLDIPKGRLVAVTGVSGSGKTTLILESLIPALRARIDGGPLPDHVREAEAPGIGRVNLIDATPIGLNVRSTVATYSGVLDDLRRLFAAVPGAKAAGYKAGDFSYNTGALRCPGCDGTGQITMDVQFLPDVDIVCPDCGGFRYGREAERIRYRPRGAAADDPGLSLPELMGMTVEQALERFADVAKVRERLQVLSDLGLGYLTLGEATPSLSGGEAQRLKLAAEMGRAQHDAVFVFDEPTIGLHPLDVRVLIGVFQRLIESGATVIVIEHDLDMIRNADYVVDMGPGGGEAGGRIVAAGTPQEISRDERSLTGKYLREEK from the coding sequence ATGAGCCAGTCAACCGAACGCCGGGGCGCGCCGGACCACATCGAGGTTCGCGGCGCCCGCGTGCACAATCTCAAGAATATCGACCTGGACATCCCTTTGGGCAGGCTGGTGGGCATCGCCGGGGTGTCGGGCTCCGGCAAGTCCTCGCTGGCGCTGGGCGTGCTGTACGCCGAGGGCTCCCGACGCTATCTGGAGGCGCTGTCCGCCTATACCCGGCGGCGCATGACGCAGGCGGCGGAGGCGAAGATCGACAGCATCGAGTACGTCCCCGCGGCGCTGGCCCTCCACCAGCGGCCCGCCGTGCCGGGGGTGCGCAGCACCTTCGGCACGGCCACCGAGCTGCAGAGCCCCCTGCGGCTCATGTTCTCGCGGCTGGGCAGCCACCGCTGCCCGAACGGGCACATGCTGCCGCCGTCGGCGCGCGTGGCGGCGGGAAAGCCGCTCGTCTGCCCAGCGTGCGGGGCCGCGTTTGAGGGCCCCAGCGCCGAGAGCTTTTCCTTCAACAGCACGGGCGCCTGCCGGACCTGCGGCGGCACGGGCGTGGTGCGGACCGTGGACGAGGCGACGCTCGTGCCGGACGAATCCCTCACGATCGACGGCGGCGCCGTGGCCCCCTGGAATTCGCTGATGTGGTCGCTGATGACCGACGTGTGCCGGGCGATGGGCGTGCGCACGGACGTGCCCTTTTGCGAGCTGACGGCGGCGGAGCGGGAAATCGTCTTCCACGGTCCGGCGGAAAAGAAGCACATCCTGTACAAGGCGAAAAGCAGCAACCAGGCTGCCGAGCTGGACTTTACCTACTACAACGCGGTCTACACCGTGGAAAACGCGCTGGCGAAGGCCAGGGACGACAAGGGCATGAAGCGGGTGGAGCGTTTTCTCCGGCAGGACGTCTGCCCGGACTGCGGCGGCACGAGGCTGAGCGAGCAGGCCCGCTCCACGCGCCTGTGCGGAAAGCGGCTGGACGAGGCCGCGGCCATGACGCTGGACGCGCTGATCCCCTGGGTGCGGGAGGTTCCCGCGGGCATGCCGGAGGAGCTGCGGGACATGGCGAAGAGCATCTGCGGCCAGTTCCTGAACACGGCCCGGCGCCTCACGGACCTGGGGCTGGGCTACATCGCGCTCGACCGGGCGGGGAACACGCTCTCCACCGGGGAGCGGCAGCGGGCGCAGCTCGCCCGCGCGGTGCGCAACCGCACCACCGGCGTCCTGTACGTGCTGGACGAGCCGTCCATCGGCCTGCATCCCTCCAACGTGGACGGTTTGCTGGGAGTGGTGGACGACCTGATCGCGCACGGCAATTCCGTCGTGCTGATCGACCACGACGTGCGGGTGATGAAGGCCGCCCAGTGGCTGATCGAGATGGGCCCCGGCGCGGGCGCGCACGGCGGGCGCGTGCTCTTTCAGGGGACGGTGGCGGACGCGTCGGGGGCGCCCGAGTCCCTGCTCGCCGGGTTCCTGACCGGGAGCGAACAGACCGTCGTCCGGGAGCGGGCCGACCCGGAGGCGCTGTTTGCGCACGGGCACATCCGGCTTGCGACCGCGCCGCTGCACACCGTGCGCGCGCTGAAGCTGGACATCCCCAAGGGGCGGCTGGTGGCCGTCACGGGCGTTTCCGGCTCGGGCAAGACCACGCTCATTTTGGAAAGCCTGATTCCGGCCCTGCGGGCGCGGATCGACGGCGGGCCGCTGCCCGATCACGTCAGGGAGGCGGAGGCCCCCGGCATCGGCCGGGTGAACCTCATCGACGCCACGCCCATCGGGCTCAACGTCCGCTCCACCGTGGCGACCTACAGCGGCGTGCTGGACGACCTGCGGCGGCTCTTCGCCGCCGTGCCCGGGGCGAAGGCGGCGGGCTATAAGGCCGGCGATTTTTCCTACAACACGGGCGCGCTGCGCTGCCCCGGCTGCGACGGCACGGGACAGATCACGATGGACGTGCAGTTCCTGCCGGACGTGGACATCGTATGTCCCGACTGCGGGGGCTTCCGGTATGGGCGCGAGGCCGAGCGCATCCGCTACCGTCCCCGCGGGGCGGCGGCGGACGATCCCGGCCTCTCGCTGCCGGAGCTGATGGGAATGACCGTGGAGCAGGCGCTGGAGCGCTTTGCGGACGTCGCAAAGGTTCGGGAGCGGCTGCAGGTGCTATCGGATCTGGGGCTGGGCTATCTTACGCTCGGGGAGGCCACCCCGAGCCTGTCCGGCGGCGAGGCGCAGCGGCTCAAGCTGGCCGCGGAGATGGGCAGGGCCCAGCACGACGCGGTCTTCGTGTTCGACGAGCCGACGATCGGGCTGCACCCGCTGGACGTGCGGGTGCTGATCGGCGTGTTTCAAAGGCTGATCGAGAGCGGGGCGACGGTGATCGTCATCGAGCACGACCTGGACATGATCCGGAACGCCGACTACGTGGTGGACATGGGGCCGGGCGGCGGCGAGGCGGGCGGCCGGATCGTGGCGGCGGGCACGCCGCAGGAGATTTCGCGGGACGAGAGGAGCCTGACCGGGAAGTACCTGCGCGAGGAAAAATGA
- a CDS encoding anti-sigma-I factor RsgI family protein, with protein sequence MNDRLQRALGKVQADEALKRSTKAYLYRKTGGYAGAGAVRRRRLLPALACLALLLLGGRWLYFTPSFAISIDVNPSLELGVNRFDRIVSVQGYNSDGQELADSLNLKYLNYAEAVNRVLSSDTVRALLAGNELLAIGVVGSDDARSAEAVSKIESACTAGRMNAYCYYARSDEVREAHELGLSYGKYRAYCEYRALDPSITVEEVQRMTMRELRDAIDALSSGGDAGAGLENRNAHGGRGIGNGPGRGQGNGGGAGRP encoded by the coding sequence ATGAATGACAGGCTCCAAAGGGCGCTGGGCAAGGTGCAGGCGGACGAAGCGTTAAAGCGCAGCACAAAGGCGTATCTGTACCGAAAGACAGGGGGCTACGCGGGCGCGGGGGCCGTCCGCCGCCGGCGTCTGCTCCCCGCCCTGGCGTGTTTGGCGTTGCTCCTGCTCGGCGGGCGCTGGCTCTACTTCACCCCGTCGTTTGCCATCAGCATCGACGTAAACCCCTCCCTGGAGCTGGGCGTGAACCGGTTCGACCGAATCGTCTCCGTTCAGGGCTATAACAGCGACGGGCAGGAGCTGGCGGATTCGCTGAACCTGAAATACCTGAACTACGCCGAAGCGGTCAACCGGGTATTGTCCAGCGACACCGTGCGCGCGCTGCTGGCGGGCAACGAGCTGTTGGCCATCGGCGTCGTCGGCTCGGACGACGCGCGCTCCGCCGAGGCGGTGTCCAAAATAGAATCCGCCTGCACGGCCGGGCGGATGAACGCGTACTGCTATTACGCCCGTTCGGACGAGGTGCGGGAGGCGCACGAGCTGGGCCTCTCCTATGGCAAGTACCGGGCGTATTGCGAATACCGGGCGCTCGATCCCTCCATTACCGTCGAAGAGGTGCAGCGCATGACCATGCGGGAACTGCGGGACGCCATCGACGCGCTGTCTTCGGGCGGCGACGCCGGGGCGGGCTTGGAAAACAGGAATGCGCACGGCGGCCGCGGCATAGGCAACGGGCCGGGGCGCGGGCAGGGAAACGGCGGCGGCGCAGGCAGGCCCTAG
- a CDS encoding sigma-70 family RNA polymerase sigma factor: MRSEQEVNSAIERYSHMIRRLCMVHLKNYADTEDIFQTVFLKYVLSSVSFESEEHEKAWFIRVTVNACKDLLKRFFRGRTVSLDEVLEPAAECTAEDREVLEAVLSLPPRYKDAVYLHYYEGYTAPQISRILGKNVNTVYTLLTRSKQLLREKLGGDGYE, from the coding sequence ATGCGGAGCGAACAAGAAGTAAACAGCGCGATCGAGCGATATTCTCACATGATCCGGCGGCTTTGCATGGTACATCTGAAGAATTACGCGGACACCGAGGACATCTTTCAAACCGTGTTTTTGAAGTATGTCCTGTCTTCCGTCTCCTTCGAGAGCGAAGAGCACGAAAAGGCGTGGTTCATTCGGGTGACGGTCAACGCCTGCAAGGATCTGCTCAAGCGTTTTTTCCGCGGCCGGACGGTCTCTTTGGACGAAGTCCTCGAGCCGGCGGCGGAATGTACGGCGGAGGACAGAGAAGTGCTGGAGGCCGTGCTGTCCCTTCCCCCCAGGTACAAGGACGCCGTCTATCTCCACTATTACGAGGGGTATACCGCCCCGCAGATCAGCCGGATTTTAGGGAAAAACGTGAACACGGTTTACACGCTCCTGACCCGTTCCAAGCAGCTGCTGCGCGAGAAGCTGGGAGGTGACGGTTATGAATGA
- a CDS encoding CehA/McbA family metallohydrolase, with product MKLFDESLGFFKGNTHMHTTLSDGRLSPADAIARYAAQGYDFVTLTDHRVISPERREQGLLVLSGTELDYGFSNQVVHITALGLAAAFDAQAVCDEDAGARPEDGVAAIRAAGGRAILAHPCWSLNTLEMLARLDGIAALEIYNTVSGSPWNADRAESASFSDVASTNGRVVPVVGADDAHFYDGDECQTCILVNARELTREALLEAVDAGRFYATRGPRIEQAELADGRLTVRCRGAQKVIFYSNNVWTEGRCQVGDDIREAVYALRRSDRFVRVEVVDAAGRKAYLSPIPVR from the coding sequence ATGAAGCTTTTTGACGAATCCCTTGGCTTTTTCAAGGGCAATACCCATATGCACACCACGCTCAGCGACGGGCGGCTTTCGCCCGCGGACGCCATCGCGCGCTACGCCGCGCAGGGCTACGACTTCGTCACCCTCACCGACCACCGGGTGATCTCGCCGGAGCGCCGCGAGCAGGGGCTGCTGGTGCTCTCGGGCACGGAGCTGGACTACGGCTTTTCCAATCAGGTCGTCCACATCACGGCGCTGGGCCTTGCGGCCGCGTTCGACGCGCAGGCGGTCTGCGACGAGGACGCGGGCGCGCGGCCGGAGGACGGCGTCGCCGCTATCCGCGCGGCGGGCGGCCGGGCCATCCTCGCCCACCCCTGCTGGTCGCTCAACACCCTGGAAATGCTCGCGCGGCTCGACGGCATTGCCGCGCTGGAAATCTACAACACGGTCTCCGGCTCGCCCTGGAACGCCGACCGCGCTGAATCCGCCTCGTTTTCGGACGTGGCGAGCACGAACGGGCGCGTCGTACCGGTCGTGGGCGCGGACGACGCGCACTTCTACGACGGCGACGAGTGCCAGACCTGCATCCTCGTCAACGCCCGCGAGCTGACGCGGGAGGCGCTGCTGGAGGCCGTGGACGCCGGGCGCTTTTACGCCACGCGCGGCCCGCGCATCGAGCAGGCGGAGCTTGCGGACGGGCGGCTGACCGTCCGCTGCCGCGGCGCGCAGAAGGTCATCTTCTACTCCAACAACGTCTGGACCGAGGGCCGCTGCCAGGTGGGCGACGACATCCGCGAGGCCGTCTACGCCCTGCGCCGCTCCGACCGCTTCGTGCGCGTGGAGGTCGTGGACGCGGCCGGACGCAAGGCGTACCTGAGCCCGATTCCGGTTCGCTGA
- a CDS encoding nucleotidyltransferase domain-containing protein — MKAAKQSVEGMYMTEERIAQIARTVARCPFVRGVVLGGSRATGSATADSDVDIGVYYDPAGFDAGQLSEAARELDDAHRPGLVCGEGGWGGWVNCGGWLTVDGCPVDLICRDAERVRRAVEETDAGRFSAHYQPGHPHAYLDVMYRGELACAKALCVPDAALLALKARAQAYPEALRGALLDFFLFEADFSLALARKSARGGDVYYVCGQLFRTVSALNQALFALNRAYLLNEKKATLRAEGLARVPSRYRERAEAALSLSRERLAQSVEALAALCAEVRALAERGADGR, encoded by the coding sequence ATGAAGGCGGCGAAACAGAGCGTGGAGGGGATGTACATGACGGAGGAGCGGATCGCGCAGATCGCGCGGACGGTCGCGCGCTGCCCGTTCGTTCGCGGCGTGGTGCTGGGCGGCTCGCGGGCGACCGGCAGCGCGACGGCGGATTCGGACGTGGACATCGGGGTGTACTACGACCCGGCGGGCTTTGACGCGGGACAGCTCAGCGAGGCCGCGCGGGAGCTGGACGACGCGCACCGGCCGGGCCTCGTCTGCGGCGAGGGCGGCTGGGGCGGCTGGGTGAACTGCGGCGGGTGGCTGACGGTGGACGGCTGCCCGGTGGATTTGATCTGCCGGGACGCAGAGCGAGTGCGCCGGGCCGTGGAGGAGACGGACGCGGGGCGCTTTTCCGCGCACTATCAGCCGGGGCACCCGCACGCGTACCTCGACGTAATGTACCGCGGGGAGCTGGCGTGCGCGAAGGCGCTTTGCGTGCCGGACGCGGCGCTTTTAGCGCTCAAGGCGCGCGCGCAGGCGTACCCGGAGGCGCTGCGCGGGGCGCTCCTCGACTTCTTCTTGTTCGAGGCGGACTTCTCCCTGGCGCTGGCGCGAAAGAGCGCCCGCGGCGGGGACGTCTACTACGTCTGCGGGCAGCTCTTTCGGACGGTGTCGGCGCTCAACCAGGCGCTGTTCGCGCTGAACCGCGCGTACCTGCTCAACGAGAAGAAGGCGACGCTGCGCGCGGAGGGCCTCGCGCGCGTCCCTTCGCGCTACCGCGAACGGGCGGAGGCTGCCCTCTCGCTCTCGCGGGAGCGCCTCGCGCAATCCGTGGAGGCGCTGGCGGCGCTTTGCGCCGAGGTGCGCGCGCTGGCGGAGCGCGGCGCGGACGGCAGATAA